From Plectropomus leopardus isolate mb unplaced genomic scaffold, YSFRI_Pleo_2.0 unplaced_scaffold29579, whole genome shotgun sequence, the proteins below share one genomic window:
- the LOC121938470 gene encoding serine protease FAM111A-like has protein sequence MDKAIKEENDNQTGENSQVPNLHPAAEPCDKQATAPGCNPPLTESQQRSASVPCDAPDKKKEKPYQTYSLRWKWKGKTERNRGETVEDSLKKSSEFRKIEEKKVDKELLIVRDRKPISKHFICSLVKKTPLAIRYIKAADKTKQPARYSAHRQRKGPSGELVVFNVWTSGGMNIVHIYFFIYMKKPTLNTVFDEITVFAYKDEKVKHALKRNGRFQDVVFTKICALLNKNIEATTSMHSLVNNLDGKYFKIILLNKSDCDENPDPSKWSTITESVNDNIPPKLDGNMVLDKKSHEIPNFKEMMHQLSFQFKDLIISKEPQESKLSCIQTFFCVKCEIPNSEEMMHQLYSPFFPDFMKSNKPQQSKLSCNQNISHVEFGKNAQTCREVKTMKKLTALSDSVCQVRVNDTPAGSGFLLFGRCVLTNAHVVQNIYNESTGQLNETVTVHFSFESLNQTPSGAAVKEVAGFEFGPDASGHECDWALLRLAADQKLPGALLKHYGFLPQSGAICIIGHPDGGVKKIDPCLIVSTENRTQVAERHHRENPAGVLPEDNHYSENRGHIQLVTNQFFEDVAKDVNLNRQALTYESCFYFGSSGSPVFDEHCNVIAVHSGGYAYRNVRGERQSVIEYGQPLSLIIEHIIVQMVEKGRFDVLKEYLACDYARHPNTMSSLKKLVESRNLTAFKNAVNNLPSTSDESLKTFFEFFSQTEAPVPMDID, from the exons GATAAAAAG AAAGAGAAGCCATATCAGACCTATTCTCTCCGCTGGAAGTGGAAAGGCAAAACAGAACGCAACAGAGGAGAAACTGTTGAGGACTCGCTGAAGAAAAGTTCAGAGTTTAGAAAgattgaagaaaagaaagtagACAAAGAGCTTTTAATTGTAAGAGACAGAAAACCTATCAGTAAACACTTTATATGTAGCCtggttaaaaaaaccccactggCTATCAGGTATATTAAAGCTGCAGACAAGACAAAGCAACCAGCTAGATATTCTGCTCATCGTCAAAGAAAGGGTCCATCTGGTGAGCTTGTGGTTTTTAATGTATGGACAAGTGGAGGGATGAATATAGTGCATATCTACTTTTTCATATATATGAAAAAGCCCACACTAAACACAGTCTTTgatgaaattactgtttttgccTACAAAGATGAGAAAGTGAAGCACGCTCTGAAAAGAAATGGTCGTTTCCAGGATGTTGTATTTACAAAGATCTGTGCACTTTTAAACAAGAATATTGAAGCAACTACTTCAATGCACAGCCTCGTTAACAATCTTGATGGTAAATATTTCAAGATCATACTGCTCAATAAGTCTGACTGTGATGAAAACCCAGATCCTTCAAAGTGGTCTACCATAACTGAGTCAGTGAATGACAACATACCACCAAAGCTAGATGGTAATATGGTTTTGGATAAAAAATCACATGAGATACCAAATTTCAAAGAGATGATGCATCAGCTGTCTTTTCAGTTTAAAGATTTGATAATAAGTAAAGAACCACAAGAATCTAAGCTTTCTTGTATCCagacttttttctgtgtgaagtGTGAGATACCAAATTCAGAAGAGATGATGCATCAGCTGTATTCTCCATTTTTCCCAGATTTCATGAAAAGTAATAAACCACAACAATCTAAGCTTTCTTGTAATCAGAATATTTCCCATGTGGAGTTTGGAAAGAACGCTCAAACATGCAGGGAGGTGAAAACTATGAAGAAGCTGACGGCTCTCAGTGATTCTGTGTGTCAGGTGAGAGTAAATGACACACCAGCAGGGAGTGGGTTTCTCCTGTTTGGCAGGTGCGTCCTCACAAACGCTCATGTGGTTCAGAACATCTATAATGAGAGTACAGGACAGCTTAATGAGACGGTCACTGTCCATTTCTCTTTCGAAAGTCTAAACCAGACGCCGTCAGGAGCAGCAGTGAAGGAGGTCGCTGGCTTTGAATTCGGTCCTGATGCGTCAGGGCACGAGTGTGACTGGGCTCTGTTGAGACTCGCTGCTGATCAGAAATTACCTGGAGCTCTCTTAAAGCACTACGGATTTCTCCCACAAAGTGGTGCAATTTGCATCATCGGGCATCCTGACGGCGGTGTGAAAAAGATTGATCCGTGCTTGATTGTTTCGACCGAAAACCGCACTCAGGTCGCGGAGAGGCATCACCGTGAAAATCCAGCAGGTGTTTTACCGGAAGACAATCATTACAGTGAGAATCGAGGGCATATTCAGTTGGTGACTAACCAGTTCTTTGAGGACGTGGCAAAAGATGTGAATCTTAACCGACAGGCTCTGACCTAtgagtcatgtttttattttggctcatCCGGCTCTCCTGTGTTTGATGAGCACTGCAACGTTATCGCAGTGCATTCGGGCGGATATGCTTACCGCAATGTTAGGGGAGAAAGGCAGAGCGTCATAGAGTATGGCCAGCCTTTGTCCTTAATTATCGAACACATAATTGTCCAAATGGTGGAAAAAGGAAGGTTTGATGTGTTGAAGGAGTACTTGGCTTGCGATTATGCGCGACACCCAAACACGATGAGCAGTTTAAAGAAACTGGTTGAGAGCAGAAATCTCACTGCATTTAAGAATGCAGTCAACAATTTACCGTCCACAAGTGACGAGAGTTTGAAGACGTTCTTTGAATTCTTCTCTCAAACAGAGGCACCTGTCCCAATGGACATTGATTGA